One region of Mucilaginibacter gotjawali genomic DNA includes:
- a CDS encoding FAD/NAD(P)-binding protein: MHATQITIIGGGFCGIMTAIHLMQNHDIALDIHLINKDNPLARGVAYNPHTASLLLNVPNGKISALENEPSHFLNWLINDQPQLAGIANLECMFATRQQYGRYLTCLWNEALKNRPGTVTITTYEDEAYDLQKEDGRFHLFLRHHPMITADVVVLATGNEVPRLPGGVPAAFGNSKRYAGNPWKKDCLENLDPKADLLIIGNGLTMVDTVIGLVEKDFKGKIYTISPNGYQLKPSAETKPIYGDADPKELMKNSPSLLTIVKYINRHRKAAKLKDQSFFKVLDDLRPYNQQIWRSFTTGEKKSFIKHFANMWNTTRHRLPVPMFDLMETLRANGKLLNIKGKIKAITETNNKLLVTLNCGGEIKTISVQRSINCTGPAGDLKFSQNELLQNLAVNGLVCADALGMGINADPENGMVIGAGGDHIPNLFVTGSNLKGILMETTAVPELRLQARKLATHLIENCRMELHPQQM, from the coding sequence ATGCACGCAACACAAATTACTATTATAGGTGGCGGCTTCTGTGGCATCATGACGGCAATTCACCTTATGCAAAATCATGACATCGCGCTTGATATCCATTTAATCAATAAAGATAACCCGTTGGCCAGGGGCGTTGCGTATAATCCCCACACGGCCAGCCTGCTTTTAAACGTGCCGAACGGAAAGATCAGCGCGTTGGAAAACGAACCCTCACATTTTTTGAACTGGCTTATAAACGACCAGCCACAACTTGCCGGCATAGCCAACCTGGAATGCATGTTTGCCACCCGCCAGCAATACGGGCGATACCTCACCTGCCTGTGGAATGAGGCATTGAAAAACAGACCCGGCACTGTAACCATAACTACCTACGAAGATGAAGCTTACGATCTGCAAAAAGAGGACGGGCGTTTTCACCTTTTTTTGAGGCATCATCCAATGATTACGGCTGATGTTGTGGTGCTCGCTACGGGGAACGAAGTTCCGCGTTTGCCTGGCGGCGTCCCTGCCGCATTTGGCAACAGCAAACGATATGCCGGCAATCCATGGAAAAAAGATTGCCTGGAAAATTTAGATCCGAAGGCTGATCTTTTGATCATAGGAAACGGGTTGACAATGGTAGACACGGTGATTGGCCTGGTTGAAAAAGACTTTAAAGGAAAAATTTACACCATTTCGCCAAATGGTTACCAGCTTAAGCCATCAGCGGAGACAAAACCAATTTACGGGGATGCAGATCCAAAGGAGTTGATGAAGAATAGCCCCTCGTTGCTGACAATAGTGAAATATATCAACAGGCACCGCAAGGCAGCTAAACTAAAAGATCAGTCATTTTTTAAGGTGCTGGATGACTTAAGGCCTTATAACCAACAAATATGGCGGTCATTCACCACGGGGGAAAAGAAGAGTTTCATCAAGCACTTTGCTAATATGTGGAATACCACGCGGCACCGGCTCCCGGTACCTATGTTTGATTTGATGGAAACACTGCGGGCAAACGGCAAACTGCTTAACATAAAAGGGAAAATCAAAGCCATTACTGAAACCAATAATAAGCTGCTTGTTACCCTAAACTGCGGCGGCGAAATTAAAACCATTAGTGTACAACGGTCGATCAACTGCACCGGCCCCGCCGGCGACCTTAAATTTTCGCAGAATGAGCTATTACAAAATCTTGCAGTAAATGGCCTTGTTTGTGCCGACGCTTTAGGGATGGGTATTAATGCTGACCCTGAAAACGGGATGGTTATCGGCGCAGGCGGAGATCATATCCCCAATTTATTTGTAACAGGTAGTAATT
- a CDS encoding LOG family protein, which yields MRSICVFCGANFNGDPLLKHAVEELAEVLVNRNITLVFGGGKVGVMGILADAILNNGGKAIGVIPQFLMDKEVGHPGLTELHIVDNMHQRKQMMNDLCEGIIMLPGGFGTLEEFFEVLTWLQLGLHNHPVGILNINGFYDLLLQQMDLMVEQRFLKPANRQLVITAGDAIELVNLMENCKVNPDEVWFRDRNLT from the coding sequence ATGAGATCCATCTGCGTTTTTTGCGGCGCTAATTTTAACGGCGACCCTTTATTAAAACATGCTGTTGAGGAGTTAGCTGAAGTTTTGGTGAACCGTAACATTACCCTGGTATTTGGCGGTGGCAAGGTTGGCGTAATGGGTATTTTGGCTGATGCAATTTTAAACAACGGCGGTAAAGCAATAGGAGTAATCCCGCAGTTTTTAATGGATAAAGAAGTTGGTCATCCCGGCCTTACCGAACTTCATATTGTAGATAACATGCACCAGCGGAAACAAATGATGAACGACCTTTGCGAGGGCATTATCATGCTGCCCGGTGGTTTTGGCACTTTGGAAGAATTTTTTGAGGTGCTTACCTGGCTGCAATTAGGTTTGCATAATCACCCGGTCGGGATATTAAATATTAACGGGTTTTACGACCTTTTGCTGCAGCAAATGGACCTAATGGTTGAACAAAGATTTTTGAAGCCGGCTAACCGCCAGTTGGTAATCACGGCAGGTGACGCTATTGAGTTGGTTAACCTGATGGAAAATTGTAAAGTTAACCCGGATGAAGTTTGGTTCAGGGATAGAAATTTGACGTAA